In Ailuropoda melanoleuca isolate Jingjing chromosome 4, ASM200744v2, whole genome shotgun sequence, the following proteins share a genomic window:
- the HYAL2 gene encoding hyaluronidase-2 isoform X2: MWAGLGPAVTLALVLVAWATQLKPTAPPIFTGRPFVVAWDVPTQDCGPRLKVPLDLKSFDVQASPNEGFVNQNITIFYHDRLGLYPRFNSMGRSVHGGVPQNGSLWAHLKMLQEHVEHYIRTQEPAGLAVIDWEDWRPVWVRNWQDKDIYRQSSRQLVAVRHPDWPADRVVKQAQYEFEFAARQFMLETLRFVKAVRPRHLWGFYLFPDCYNHDYVQNWDTYTGRCPDVEVSRNDQLAWLWAESTALFPSVYLDETLASSTHGRNFVSFRVQEAIRVAHTHHANHALPVYVFTRPTYSRRLTGLSEMDLISTIGESAALGAAGVILWGDAGYTTSTETCQYLKDYLTRLLVPYVVNVSWAAQHCSWAQCHGHGRCVRRDPSASTFLHLSASSFRLVPSHIPGEPQLRPEGELSWADLNYLQTHFRCQCYLGWGGEQCQWDHTRAAGGARGAWAGSHLTGSLAVAALALTWTS; encoded by the exons ATGTGGGCAGGCCTGGGCCCTGCCGTCACACTGGCCCTGGTGTTGGTGGCATGGGCCACCCAGCTCAAGCCCACAGCGCCACCCATCTTCACCGGCCGGCCCTTCGTGGTAGCATGGGATGTGCCCACACAAGACTGTGGCCCTCGCCTCAAGGTACCACTGGACCTGAAGTCCTTTGATGTGCAGGCATCACCTAATGAGGGCTTTGTGAACCAGAACATCACCATCTTCTACCATGACCGGCTGGGCCTGTACCCACGCTTCAATTCCATGGGGAGGTCTGTGCACGGGGGTGTGCCGCAGAATGGCAGCCTCTGGGCGCATCTGAAGATGCTGCAGGAGCACGTGGAGCACTACATCCGGACCCAGGAGCCCGCAGGCCTGGCAGTCATCGACTGGGAGGACTGGCGGCCCGTGTGGGTGCGCAACTGGCAGGACAAGGACATATACCGCCAGTCGTCGCGCCAGTTGGTGGCCGTTCGTCACCCTGACTGGCCGGCAGACCGTGTGGTCAAGCAGGCACAGTACGAGTTTGAGTTCGCCGCCAGGCAGTTCATGCTGGAGACGCTGCGCTTTGTCAAGGCAGTTCGGCCACGCCACCTCTGGGGCTTCTACCTCTTCCCCGACTGTTACAACCACGACTACGTGCAGAACTGGGACACCTACACGGGCCGCTGCCCTGATGTTGAGGTCTCCCGAAACGACCAGCTGGCCTGGCTGTGGGCCGAGAGCACAGCCCTCTTCCCCTCCGTCTACCTGGACGAGACTCTCGCGTCCTCCACCCACGGCCGCAACTTTGTCAGCTTCCGTGTTCAGGAGGCCATCCGCGTGGCTCACACCCACCACGCCAACCACGCGCTCCCGGTCTACGTCTTCACGCGACCCACCTATAGCCGCAGGCTCACGGGGCTTAGCGAG ATGGATCTCATCTCCACCATTGGTGAGAGTGCAGCCCTGGGCGCGGCAGGGGTCATCCTTTGGGGCGACGCAGGCTACACCACCAGCACG GAGACCTGCCAGTACCTCAAGGATTACCTGACACGGCTGCTGGTCCCCTACGTAGTCAACGTGTCCTGGGCTGCCCAGCATTGCAGCTGGGCCCAGTGCCATGGCCACGGACGCTGCGTACGCCGCGACCCCAGCGCCAGTACCTTCCTGCATCTCAGTGCCAGCAGCTTCCGCCTGGTGCCTAGCCACATACCTGGTGAGCCCCAGCTGCGACCAGAGGGGGAGCTCAGCTGGGCCGATCTTAACTACCTGCAGACGCACTTTCGCTGTCAGTGCTACTTAGGCTGGGGTGGCGAGCAATGCCAGTGGGACCATACACGGGCAGCTGGGGGTGCCCGTGGGGCCTGGGCTGGGTCCCACCTCACCGGCTCGCTGGCTGTGGCAGCCCTGGCCCTCACCTGGACTTCATAG